The window CGCTGATCGGAGCGGGTTAGCCGGCCGCTCGTTGCCGCCCAATCTCATAAGCCGCCACATGCGCGCGGGCCAAATCCAGCAGCGGCGTGTCGATGCCGAGTGCACGTGCCCGGTTGGCCATATCGCCGAGGATATGCTCCGCCTCGGTGATCGAGCCCCGCTCGATATCACGCAGCATCGAGGCCTTGAGCGGGGAATCCGGGGTCGTGAACAGCTTGCGGTCAAACTCGATAAAAGGCGCTCGCGGCTCAAAACCTGATGCCGTCGCGACGGCGCAGCATTCGGCAAACAGCCGGAAGATGGATTGCTCGCCGTTCGGAACGGCCAGAATGTCTCCGATGCTTGCACGCATCAGGCAGGTGATGCCGGCGAGCGTCGAGAGCTGGACGAATTTCTCCCACATGTCCTGCATGATCGCTTCGCTGGCGCGCACGTCGATGCCGGGCACGTGCAGCAGCGTCTCCAGGGCCAGCACACGCTCGCTCAACGAACCCTCGATCTCGCCGAAGACGATGGTCTGATTGGCCATGAACTGAACGACACGGCCATCCGCATCGAGCCCGGCACTGACGTTCGCGAGCCCGCCGAGGACGCAGCTCGCGCCGAACCGCGCCGTCAGGGCGTCGACATGTTTCAAGCCATTGAGGATCGGCAAAATCATCGTGTTGGCGCCAATGGCCGGGGCAAACTGGGCCATCGCATCGTCGAGCGAGTAGGATTTCACCCCGACGAGCACGACGTCGAAGGTTTCCTTGAGATCGTTGGCCAGGATGACGTTCGGCTTCACGGCAAAGTCGCCGTGCGGGCTCACGACCTGCAATCCATTCCGCCGCAATTGCTCCGCACGCCCGACCCGCACCAGAAAAGTCACGTCGGCGTCGGCTCGGACCAGGCGCGCGCCGTAATAGCCTCCAAGCGCTCCCGCGCCGATGACGAGCACTCTCATTCGAACTCCCATGTCAAACGCGGCCATTCAGCCATCCCGCCC of the Bradyrhizobium sp. WSM1417 genome contains:
- the panE gene encoding 2-dehydropantoate 2-reductase → MRVLVIGAGALGGYYGARLVRADADVTFLVRVGRAEQLRRNGLQVVSPHGDFAVKPNVILANDLKETFDVVLVGVKSYSLDDAMAQFAPAIGANTMILPILNGLKHVDALTARFGASCVLGGLANVSAGLDADGRVVQFMANQTIVFGEIEGSLSERVLALETLLHVPGIDVRASEAIMQDMWEKFVQLSTLAGITCLMRASIGDILAVPNGEQSIFRLFAECCAVATASGFEPRAPFIEFDRKLFTTPDSPLKASMLRDIERGSITEAEHILGDMANRARALGIDTPLLDLARAHVAAYEIGRQRAAG